Genomic window (Pantanalinema sp.):
CCGGGGCGATGTGCGGCTCGGACTCCCCTTTCAGCAGCGAGGTCCAGCGGGTGCGCGTCGCGCCCTCGAGCCAGACCTGGACCTCCTGGCTGGGAACCCCTTCGCTCAAGAGCCCGGCGTAGCGTTCCCAGAGGGCGTGCGACAGCATCTCGCGCGGCATCCCGGCGAGATAGGCACTGGGCATAGCTGAGGCGGACGCGCGCATGGCCGAAGTCCAATGGTTACGAGCAGGGGATCCCCCTCATCTTAACAGGCGAAGGTTATCCCCTCAAGGCGAATCGCCGAGCGGAGTGGACGCTCGGCGAGAACCCGAGCCGGGCGCGCGACCCGCTCGACGCCCGAAAGCTGGACGCGCGTCGGGTGGGCGTGTAACCTGGGGGGAAAGCGTCTTACATTTCGAGGTACCATACGATGCCCATGCTCGAGTTCAACCGCGCCGAACAGCAGACCCTGCTCGAGGCCATCCGTCGCTACATGACGTCCAACCAGTCTCCTCCCGTCTTCCTGATCGGCAACCAGGCGATCACCGCGCTCAACCAGCGCCGGCGGACCCCCGGCCCCATCCGGGTCCAGGTCCCCACCACGACCGTCACCCTCATGCGCGCCGCCTTGACCGACTACTCCCGCCACAACGAGGGCGACTTCGAGCCCCTCCTGGCCAAGCTGCCGTCGTAGCCGCGCCAACCCCGGTTCTGGCCCCCGCCGCGAAAGACGCGGCGGGGGCCTTTGTTTGGGCCTCGGAATGTCAAAGGTGAATGTATCGCCCCGGGGGTTGACATTTAGCTATGTCGTTCGTACATTTGGACATAGCCAACCAGCGCGGCCGACCGGGTCGCGCGCGCCCTCTTGAGACAGGATTCAGCGCATGACTCCCGACACGACCCTAAAGGAAGGCGCGAAGGCGCGGCTCGCGGCCGCTCGTTCTCGCATCGACGCGATCGTTGCCGCGATCGCCGAGCACGAGCGGGAAATCACGGCCCTGCGAGCTCAGCTGCCCGACCTGCAGTTCGAGGAGGCAGCCATGCGCTACATCGTCGAGGGCACGCTTCCTCAGGCGCCGAGCGCTCCGGCTGCGCCCACCGCGCCGCGCCGCAAGCTCAGCCGCTCGGAGCTTATCGCGGTGATCAAGGATCGGATGGCCGGGCTCGGCCATCCGGTCGAGGTCGGCGACCTTCACGCGTACCTCGAGCAGGACGAGGCGATCGACCTGGGCGCCAACGCCCGCAACTACCTCTGCGGCGTCCTGAGCCGCAACAAGGACACCCACTTCGCGAGCCTCGGGAAGGGTGAATGGTGGCTTGCCGGCCACCATTCGCTCTGAGCCAGGATCGCCAAAAAGAAACGAGCGGCGCGTTGCCGCGCGCCGCTCGTCATCAGAATCCTCGCCGTCGGGTTGCCGCCCTGGCGAGGCGTCTCCCCCCGTGTTCAGCAAGAGGAGGCCTTCGATGCCCCAGCATAACCCGCACCGCTCCACCGCGTCCAGCCCCGACTTCGACCACTTCCGCCGGCTCTACGCCCACACCTGGAAACCGGGCTGCGAGCGCGTGCGCTGGGTGACCTCGATCCTCGAGGCGCGCGGCATCCGCTTCGAGGTCGATGGCTTCATGGCCGACAGCGACCAGTGGGCCAGCGAGCGCCCGGCCGAGCGCCACGTCCCCGACATCCGGATCCTGGCGTCGTAGGGGGAAGACAATGAGCAAGCAGCAACCATCGCGTCCCATCCGCCTCGAGGTGACCGGCACCGACAGCCCCGGAGTTTCCCTGCAAGCTCCGCTCTGGGTGCTGGAGGGCAAGGGGCGCTATGCCGACGCCCACCCCGGCGAGGACATCTACATCGTCCACGTGCTGAACGGCCCTCGCCTCAAGCGCCCGATCGTGAGGGTCCTGCCGGCGCGCGGCCTGTGCGATCGCTATCCGGTCGAGGTCAAGCGCTTCTACGGCACGCCGGAGCGCTACCTGGTCATCCCGGTGACGGCCCCCGAGATCATGCGCGAGGAGGTCTTCTTCCGCTGGCTCGCCGAGCGCACCCGGCCCGAGGATCGCCAGCAGCGCCTTCCGCTCTTCGCCCTTTGACCCTCGGTTGTCGTCCGGGCCGGGGTCGGTCATAATGCAAAGGGCCCCCTTGATCAAGTCGCAGGCAAAGGACGAGGACCATGACCGAACGCGTGACTGACATCGCCCGTCTCATCGACCAGTTGCCCATCTTCGCCGACCTGTCGTCGACGGAGGCTGACCAGCTCGCCTCCTACTTCCGGCTCAAGAAGTGGGTGAGCGGCGAGGTCCTCTTCCACGAGGGCGAGAACTCCCGCGACCTGATCTTCCTGGTGAGTGGCTCGGTCGCCATCCGCAAGAAGGACAAGATCGGCCAGCAAAAGGACATCGCCAAGATGGACGGCAAGAACGTCCTGGGCGAGGCGGCCTTCGTCGACAGCAGCCTGCGCTCGGCGACGGCGGTGGCCACCGCCGACACCATCGGGATCGCCATGACCCCGGATCACCTCGATTCGATCTGCGAGTACAACCCGGCGCTCGCCATCAAGCTCCTCAAGAAGATCAATCGCCTGCTCGCGCTCAAGCTGCGCAAGACCTCCAAGGAGTTCGCCGAGGTCGCCGCGGCCTCGAAGGCGTAGGGGGAAAAAGATGCAGCTCACCGAAGAGGTCCGCCTCGAGACGCGAGGCCCCATCGCCATCATCACCCTTTCGCGCCCGGACAAGCTCAACGCCTTGACTCACGCCATGGGGGACGCGGTGCGCGCGCACGTCGCGCGCCTCAACGCGGATCCCCAGGTGCGCGTGGTGCTGGTCCGGGGCGAGGGGCGCGCGTTCTCGGCCGGGGGCGATCTGGCCTTCTTGCGCGACAACGCCGCGCGATCCGAAGCGGAGAACCGGGCGGGAATGAGGGACTTCTACGCCAAGTTCCTGTCGCTGCGCGCGCTCGAGGTCCCCTCGATCGCGCTCATTCACGGCCGCGCGACCGGCGCCGGCCTCAGCTTCGCGCTCGGCTGCGACATGCGCGTGGCGGCCGAGGACGCCAAGGTCTCGGCCAACTTCGTGCGCGTCGGGCTCAACCCCGGCATGGGGGCGACCTTCCTGCTGGAGCGCCTGATCGGCCCCGCGCGTGCCGCCGAGCTGGTCTATACCGGCAGGGACGTGGAGATGGGCGAGGCGCTCGCCATCGGGCTGGTCAATCACATCGTGCAGGCCGACCGTCTCGAGGCCACCGGGCTGGAGCTGGCGGGGCGCATCGCCGAGAGCGCCCCGGTGGCGATCCGCCGCACCAAGGCCCTTATGCGGCGCGACGACGAGGCGCTCGCGCGCGCCCTCGACGGCGAGGCCGCGGCTCAGGCCGCCTGCTTCACCACCCTGGACCTCCAGGAGGGGATCCAGGCCGTCCAGGAGCGCCGCGCTCCACGCTTCACGGGCGCGTAGAGGCGCTCGCCTCCCGGGATCCCCTCAGCATCGAGGGCATGTTGCCGAGCCGATCGAGCAGCTCCAGCCGGCGACGGTGCTCGGCCGTGCGCAGGGCGCCCTGCGGATCGATCAGCGCCGCCTCGATGGCCTCGAGGGGATCGCGCGTGACCCGGGCCGTGGCGACCTGCCGGTAGTGCGCGATCAGGGTCAGGATGCGATCGCGGTCCTGTGCGTCGAGGTCGGGGCGCAGGGCGATCGCCCCGAGCTGCTGAAGGGCGGTGGCGGTTGCGCCGCTCAGCGTGCTCGCCCTCAGGGTGCTCACCAGGATCTTCTGAGCCCGCGCCACCCACCCGCGGGGGGCCTGGCCGTCGAAGGTGGCCGTGACGTCCGGCGGCCCGTCGAAAAAGCCGTCCGGCTCGGCGCGATCCAGCGCCTGGGCGAGGAAAGCCGCCTCAGCGCGATCGATCAAGAGGTCGTTCGTGAGGGCCTCCTGGATCAGGCGGTCCATCTTCGCGGCGTCGAGGGGCTGATCCAGGGTGAGATCGGCAAGCAGGTGCTCGAGGCGCCCGACGTTGCTCAGGGGCGCGGCGTGGCCCCCAGGGCCGCCCGCCAGCGAGAGGGCGAGAGCGAGCGTGAAGAGGGTTGCTTTGCGCATGGCGGATCCTCGTCTCGAGGGGGGCGTCGAGCGGAACCAACCCCCCGATCCACCCTACCCCATCCTCCCCCTGTCGGGCAACGCGAACCGCGCCATGCGACTCCTTTGCGCTGTCAAGACAAAAGCAGACGAGCTAGCTCGACGGCCCGTTTTTGCCATGCTCCCTGGCCCGGCGTAGAATTGAACCGGGCAAGCTTATCAGCGAGCAAGTAGAGGAGAGCCCCATGACCCGAACCACGTCGATCGCTCTTGCCGCCGTGCTTCCCCTGGTCGCGACCCCGGTCCGAGCGGCCGTGCCCACGGACATGGGCATGATCCCCTCGGCGGCCCTGGTCGACGACGCGGCGGCCATCGTCGTCAACCCCGGCGCGCTGGGAGCGAGCGCCGGGGCGAGCGCCATGCTGACGCGTCAGGGGTGGGCCAGCGGCACCACGCGCCTGCTCTTCAACGCGGGCGCGCTCGGCCTCGGCTACACCCACGACAACTCGGGCGCGATCCCCTACAACGACTACGCCATGGGCCTCGGTTTCGGCCTCGGCGAGCGCATGCGCTGGGGAATGACGTATCACCTGCCGGCCGAGGGCCGCCCCTGGAGCTACGACCTGGGCCTGATGACCCGTCCCTTCAACCACCTGTCGCTGGGCCTGGCCGTGCGCAACGTCTTCGCCACGCCGGGGGCGCTCGGGATGGCCGGCCGCGAGTACCAGCTCGGCGCTGGCTTCAGGCCCTTCGGCCCTGGCTGGACCCTGAGCGTGGATGTGCCCTACGCCGACGGCACCCCCGTCAACCTCACGACCGTACAACCCTTCTTCGGCCTGGACGTTCAGCTCCGCGACGGCGTGCGCCTGCGCGGCCAGGTCTCGACCTCCCTCGCCTACACCGTCGGCCTGTCGCTCAATACCGCCCAGCTCGCGCTCGGCGCCATGGGCAACGGCAACACCGTGGGCACCCACCTCAAGGTCTCGAGCCTGCGAGAGCGCTCGGCGCTGGGTGCGGCGGGCGGCCAGTGGGCCACCCTCGATCTTGCCGAGGCGCTGGGTCGCGGCGGCGCCGATCTCCCGTTGATCGGCTCGTTGAGCGACGTGCCCCCGGTCTACCCCGCGCTCAGGGCCCTCTCGGAGGCTCAGGCCGATCCCGCGATCGGTGCCCTCATCGTCAAGGTGGGCAGGGTGGGCGGGGGCTGGGCCACCCTCGAGGAGCTTCGCGCGGGCATCACCCGCTTCAAGGAGAGCGGCAAGCCCGTCTGGGCCTACCTGGAGGATGCGGACTTCCGCACCTATTACCTGGCGAGCGCTGCCGACCGCGTCTTCCTCAACCCCATGGGGACGCTCGAGCTCGCGGGCACGAGCCGGACCCTCACCCACTTCAAGAGCCTGCTCGACAACCTCGGCGTGAAGGCCCAGTTCGTCGCCGTCGGCCGCTACAAGACGGCCATGGAGCCCTTCGAGCGCACGACTCCGAGCCCCGCGCAGCGCGAGCAGACCCAGGCGCTCCTGGACGACCAGTTCGACCGGGTGGTGCAGGCGATCGCAGGCTCCCGCAAGCTCCCCTTGGACAAGGTGCGTCAGGCCATCGATCAGGGCATGCTCGAGGCGCCCGCGGCCCAGGCCGCGGGCTTCGTCGACGAGCTCGCCCACCGCGACGAGGTCCCCAAGCGCCTTGAGCAGCAGCTCGCTCGCCGGCTCACCGGGGTCAACGCCCTCGCCCTGCGCTACAGGACCGTGGCATGGGCTCCCCCGCGCGTCGCGATCGTGCACGCGGCGGGATCCATCGTGGACGGCACGAGCGGCAGCGACCTGGTCCAGGGTGCGACCCTCGGCTCGGATACCCTCGTCGCGGCCCTCAGGGAGGTGCGCGACGACGACGCCGTCAAGGCGGTGGTCTTCAGGGTCGACAGCCCCGGCGGCTCGGCCATGGCCTCCGACGTCATGCGCCGCGAGCTGATGCTCGTGGCCGAGAAGAAGAAGGTGGTCGTCTCGATGGGCGACGTGGCGGCCTCCGGCGGCTACTGGGTCTCGATGATCCCGGGGACGCCGGTCTACGCCGATCCCGGGACCATCACCGGGTCGATCGGGGTCATCGTCGGTAAGTTCAGCATCGACGGGCTGCTCGCCAAGTGGGGGATCACCAACACCACCCTCAAGCGCGGCGCCCACGCCGACATGCTCAGCCCGACTCGCCCCTTCACCCCTGACGAGGAGGCGAAGCTGCGCGCCAACGCCGACTTCTTCTACGGCAGGTTCGTGAGCCTGGTGGCCGCCAACCGCGACCTGTCCGAGGGGCGGGTGCGCGAGCTGGGCAACGGGCGGGTCTACACCGGCGCGATGGCCCAGCGCCTCGGCCTGGTGGATCGGCTGGCGGGCCTCGACGAGGCGATCGCCGAGGCCCGGCGGCGCGCGGGCCTCGACGGCCAGGAGGTGAAGCTCGCCTTCTATCCCGAGGTCAACCCCTTCGGGGCGATCGGCCTGGGCGCGGACGGCCAGCTGCGCCTCGGCAATACCCTCTCGCTGGCCTCCGAGCTGCGCCAGGCGGCAGACCGGCTCGCGCCGTGGGCCCGCACCGGCGTCTGGCTCCTTCCCCCCGATTTCGACCAGTAAGGACCGACATGCAAGAACAGCCCCGCATCCTGAGCCTCGACGTGGGCACCAAGACCATCGGGGTCGCCGTGAGCGACCCGCTCGGCCTCACGGCTCAGGCCGTCGAGACCATCCGGCGCCAGAGCATGGCCCAGGACCTCGCCCAGTTGCAGCGCCTGGTCCAGCTATACAACCCTGAACGCTTTGTGGTAGGCTATCCCCTTAGCATGAGCGGCTCTCCGGGGCCGCAGGCCCAGTTCGTGGAGACGTTCGTCGAGCATCTTCGCGGCCTCGCGTTGCCGATCGACTACATTGACGAGCGCCTGACCACCAAGCAAGCTGCAACCGCGCTCATCGCGAGCGGGATGCGACGTGACAAGCGCAAGGCCGTGATCGATCAGCAGGCCGCGGTCCTCATCCTCCAGAGCTATCTCGATCGCCGCTCCCGGCTCCAGGCGAGCCCGGACGCCCCCCTGGAGCCGTAGGCCACCTTAGCCGCATCACAGAAAGGATCCCGTCATGGAAGAAGCCAAGGAAGATATCGTCACGCTGGTTGACGAGGACGGCAACGAGCACGAGTTCGCGGTCGTCGACATCATCGAAGTGGACGAGAAGGAGTACGCCCTCCTGCTTCCCGCCGAGAGCGAGAGCGACGCCGAGGACAGCGAGGACGTGCTGGTGCTCCGCTTCGAGGACGACTCGCTGGTCATGATCGACGACGAGAACGAGTTCAACCGTGTCGTCCAGTACCTCGAAGAGCTGGGCGAACAGGTCGAAAGCTAGACCAGTCTGACGTGCCGACGCCTGCCGCTTTTCAAAGGCGGCCGGCGCGGGTATAGGTGCAGCATGCGGCCCCGATGACATCGCCGAGGGGGCGCAAGGAGGATCGGTGCCCAAGCGCGACGAAGAACTAGAGTACGAGTACGACGACGACGAGGTCGAAGACCTCGACGCGTACGCGTCCGACGACGAAGAAGAAGACGACGACGACGCCTACGACGAGGACGACGAGGACGACGAGGAGTACGAGGACGACGACGAGGAACCTGCCGGCAGTGGCTGGCAGAAGAAGGCCGCGTTCGTGCTCGCCGGAGTCCTCGTGCTCGGGGGCGGTGCCTACGCCTACATGAAGGGGATGCTCCCCTTCTCGCCCAAGACCGAGGAAGTCGCGCAGGAGAGCAGCAGCCCCTACGCCAACCCGAACGGCTTCGGCAAGGTGGCCCCCACGCCCGGCGTGCCCTCGGTGAACGAGGCGGTCCCCGCCGACGCGCAGGCCCCCAAGGAGGCCCCGAAGCCCGTGGCCCCCAAGACCGAGGCCCCGGCCAAGAGGGCCGAGGTCAAGGTCAACGCCGATCAGCCCGCAGCGGGCACGGTCGCGAAGCCGGCTGCGCCGGCCAAGCAGCCTGCTCGGTCCGCGGCGGTGGCCAAGCAGGCAGCTCCTCAGCCTCCCAAGGCGATCCCCGCCCCTGCCGTCCCCGCCGGGGCCGGTGCTTACGCGGTCCAGTGCGGCGCCTTCGCCTCGAGCGCCAACGCGAGCAATCTTGCGAGCGTGCTGAACGCCAAGGGGTTCCAGGCGTGGCAACCGAGCCCCGGCTCGGCGACGACCGGCGCCTTCTCGGTGCGCTCGACCGTCGTCAACACCAGTGCCAAGGCCAACATCCTCAAGAACCAGTTCGCCAGCGCCGGTCACCCCGGAGCCATCGTGCCCGCGGGCCGCGGTCGGTACTACCTGCAGCTGGGGATCTTCTCCGGCCGCTCGCGCGCCGACGTGATCGCCAGCGAGTTGCGTGCCAAGGGGCTGTTCGTCTCGGTGGCCGGCGGGACGACCCGAGTGACCTCTCCCAACCGGGTCCTGGTCGGCAAGTTCGCCACCATGGACCAGGCGCAGGCGATGGCCACCAAGGTACGCCGTCAGGGCGTGCCTGCCATCGTGGTCAAGATCTAGCGACCAGGACCGATAGGGCCAGAGGACGCACCCGGAAGTGCAGGGGCGAAACCAGCTCGTGCGCTTCCCCGTCCAGGTTCACCGTCACGCGATCCGTCGACGTGATTTCAAGCCACCGCGTGCGGTAGGTGCGGCTTCCGAGCCGCCCTACCAGGGTCAAGCCCGACGCGGTGGCTTTTCTTGCGCGCCTCAACCAGCCGGGCTCGATCACCAGCACGTCGAAGAGCCCCTCGTCGAGCCGCGCCTCGGCCCCGATCCGGAAGCCCCCTCCGAATGAGCAGCCATTGGCGATCGCCACCTGGTACGCCTCGAACCGCTCGCACCCGCCGTCCAGGCAGAGGGTGAAGGGGTGAAGCCTCGGTGTTCGCAGCCGGCGCAGGACTTCGAGGGCATAGGCCCACCGTCCCCAGCGGCGCTTGCGATCCGGGCTGATGCCGCGCGCGATGAGCGCGCCCATGCCGAGCGACGCCACGTTGAGGAAGTGATGGCCGTTCACCCACCCCACGTCGATCCTCATGCGCTCGCCGTCCCGCAGCGCGGCGAGGGCCCGGTCGATGGGCAGGGGAATGCCGAGGGTCCGGGCGAAGTCGTTGGCGGTGCCGCACGGGACGACCCCGAGGGCCACGTCGGTATCGATCAGGGCGCCTGCGCAGAGGTTGGCCGTGCCGTCGCCGCCGAGGCTCACCACCGTGTCGACCCCGCCGGCGATCGCCGAGGCGATCGCATCGGTCGTGCGCTCATCCTGGCAATCGATGGTCTCGAGGGTCCAGCCCCAGGAGCGGATCTCGCGGGCGATCGCCTCGACGGAGCACGCGTTCCGG
Coding sequences:
- a CDS encoding cyclic nucleotide-binding domain-containing protein, whose protein sequence is MTERVTDIARLIDQLPIFADLSSTEADQLASYFRLKKWVSGEVLFHEGENSRDLIFLVSGSVAIRKKDKIGQQKDIAKMDGKNVLGEAAFVDSSLRSATAVATADTIGIAMTPDHLDSICEYNPALAIKLLKKINRLLALKLRKTSKEFAEVAAASKA
- a CDS encoding enoyl-CoA hydratase-related protein, with product MQLTEEVRLETRGPIAIITLSRPDKLNALTHAMGDAVRAHVARLNADPQVRVVLVRGEGRAFSAGGDLAFLRDNAARSEAENRAGMRDFYAKFLSLRALEVPSIALIHGRATGAGLSFALGCDMRVAAEDAKVSANFVRVGLNPGMGATFLLERLIGPARAAELVYTGRDVEMGEALAIGLVNHIVQADRLEATGLELAGRIAESAPVAIRRTKALMRRDDEALARALDGEAAAQAACFTTLDLQEGIQAVQERRAPRFTGA
- the sppA gene encoding signal peptide peptidase SppA, coding for MTRTTSIALAAVLPLVATPVRAAVPTDMGMIPSAALVDDAAAIVVNPGALGASAGASAMLTRQGWASGTTRLLFNAGALGLGYTHDNSGAIPYNDYAMGLGFGLGERMRWGMTYHLPAEGRPWSYDLGLMTRPFNHLSLGLAVRNVFATPGALGMAGREYQLGAGFRPFGPGWTLSVDVPYADGTPVNLTTVQPFFGLDVQLRDGVRLRGQVSTSLAYTVGLSLNTAQLALGAMGNGNTVGTHLKVSSLRERSALGAAGGQWATLDLAEALGRGGADLPLIGSLSDVPPVYPALRALSEAQADPAIGALIVKVGRVGGGWATLEELRAGITRFKESGKPVWAYLEDADFRTYYLASAADRVFLNPMGTLELAGTSRTLTHFKSLLDNLGVKAQFVAVGRYKTAMEPFERTTPSPAQREQTQALLDDQFDRVVQAIAGSRKLPLDKVRQAIDQGMLEAPAAQAAGFVDELAHRDEVPKRLEQQLARRLTGVNALALRYRTVAWAPPRVAIVHAAGSIVDGTSGSDLVQGATLGSDTLVAALREVRDDDAVKAVVFRVDSPGGSAMASDVMRRELMLVAEKKKVVVSMGDVAASGGYWVSMIPGTPVYADPGTITGSIGVIVGKFSIDGLLAKWGITNTTLKRGAHADMLSPTRPFTPDEEAKLRANADFFYGRFVSLVAANRDLSEGRVRELGNGRVYTGAMAQRLGLVDRLAGLDEAIAEARRRAGLDGQEVKLAFYPEVNPFGAIGLGADGQLRLGNTLSLASELRQAADRLAPWARTGVWLLPPDFDQ
- the ruvX gene encoding Holliday junction resolvase RuvX; the protein is MQEQPRILSLDVGTKTIGVAVSDPLGLTAQAVETIRRQSMAQDLAQLQRLVQLYNPERFVVGYPLSMSGSPGPQAQFVETFVEHLRGLALPIDYIDERLTTKQAATALIASGMRRDKRKAVIDQQAAVLILQSYLDRRSRLQASPDAPLEP
- a CDS encoding DUF1292 domain-containing protein; its protein translation is MEEAKEDIVTLVDEDGNEHEFAVVDIIEVDEKEYALLLPAESESDAEDSEDVLVLRFEDDSLVMIDDENEFNRVVQYLEELGEQVES
- a CDS encoding SPOR domain-containing protein, encoding MPKRDEELEYEYDDDEVEDLDAYASDDEEEDDDDAYDEDDEDDEEYEDDDEEPAGSGWQKKAAFVLAGVLVLGGGAYAYMKGMLPFSPKTEEVAQESSSPYANPNGFGKVAPTPGVPSVNEAVPADAQAPKEAPKPVAPKTEAPAKRAEVKVNADQPAAGTVAKPAAPAKQPARSAAVAKQAAPQPPKAIPAPAVPAGAGAYAVQCGAFASSANASNLASVLNAKGFQAWQPSPGSATTGAFSVRSTVVNTSAKANILKNQFASAGHPGAIVPAGRGRYYLQLGIFSGRSRADVIASELRAKGLFVSVAGGTTRVTSPNRVLVGKFATMDQAQAMATKVRRQGVPAIVVKI
- a CDS encoding diacylglycerol kinase family protein, with amino-acid sequence MPRRALVVFNRGAGRGRNACSVEAIAREIRSWGWTLETIDCQDERTTDAIASAIAGGVDTVVSLGGDGTANLCAGALIDTDVALGVVPCGTANDFARTLGIPLPIDRALAALRDGERMRIDVGWVNGHHFLNVASLGMGALIARGISPDRKRRWGRWAYALEVLRRLRTPRLHPFTLCLDGGCERFEAYQVAIANGCSFGGGFRIGAEARLDEGLFDVLVIEPGWLRRARKATASGLTLVGRLGSRTYRTRWLEITSTDRVTVNLDGEAHELVSPLHFRVRPLALSVLVARS